Proteins encoded by one window of uncultured Draconibacterium sp.:
- a CDS encoding histidine kinase: MPKTAITKSILLRIHSCIFCVLIIQTAAFSHEITNEYSYKHYTVQDGLAQMQVMTMFIDSKGYLWCTTKAGLSRFDGYRFKNYPKAILPGFDLTVLGETNNQHLLLFGTNLFAELTGDSIRKHNYPNRATSSSLLQQSKHFNQKVLHTLAQNNELRQQVMDYSNLDSIKLYDVNHKWGSIIFLEEGEQNNMWQASADSIYISDVKTGKLLRGLHNPKNINNIIQHGTHFAGFNDQHEVFLIHGETISHLFTITEPARFFKIISTPANDALIVKTDQNLYLFKNELVPIKQNLTHIRDLVYDVEDNLWVATEEGLFNYFQLNFQNFKFNMGNKDWVWSVLEDEKQNFWFASYQNGLWNWDGTKTTDYTSKVNRQLPQHLKRRPVPDYYAYYMGASRRGSTLFFPTECNVLKYETGKFSPVNGLPELPFQMTKVYPDGKLYCSGYPGLYIVDENNEIKSWTRQKLGVSSVLNFEFDKNKNLVVIGQNGLSVIKDDSVIHYNNQSVQHSYSLAKDHHENIWIAGIENVNLFTGDSVKQIESREEEAFYSMLFVKPHYLFLGGIKGLYIADLEKYYNSGIFETILFNQSNGFTGIECGQNGFLTDSEGLVWIPTSDLVTRFDPQRLIHKKIMPPRIFLNINSSTDNIKWQQEERNKVKDFEYNRNNLQFLIDAVSFTNSGNIRYYYRLKGLQGNWSAATDNNEINYYKLRPGRYEFEVKADAGVSQATSDTLLFAFTIKHPFWQKWWFIAAELVILSLVVFLLIQYFRKREKKKAAIKQRLTQLRSEALSAQLDPHFVMNCLNNISGLVNAGHKKQANQYIVSFSKLLRVILQSVKKESISLSNEIEIVSKYMELEQYRCNHCFSFKIVLPKNYSTEQILVPPMMLQPLVENSIKHGFGGLKIKHAEIEINLEVKNQYLHISVLDNGKGLKEQSHSFGTGLGTKITRERIELLQKRRKIQFEISDRNPGAEVRFRIPLVLKPDNF; this comes from the coding sequence ATGCCAAAAACTGCTATTACCAAATCAATCCTTCTTCGCATTCATAGCTGCATCTTTTGTGTCCTCATAATTCAAACAGCTGCCTTTTCGCATGAAATTACTAACGAATACAGCTACAAGCACTACACCGTACAAGATGGCTTAGCACAAATGCAGGTGATGACCATGTTCATCGATAGCAAAGGATATTTGTGGTGCACCACCAAAGCCGGGCTGAGTCGTTTTGACGGCTACCGTTTTAAAAACTACCCAAAAGCAATTCTGCCGGGTTTTGATTTAACCGTTTTGGGCGAAACGAATAACCAGCACTTATTACTATTTGGCACCAATTTATTTGCTGAACTGACAGGCGATAGCATTCGGAAACATAACTACCCGAACAGAGCAACGAGTTCTTCACTATTGCAACAGTCTAAGCATTTTAATCAGAAAGTACTACACACCCTCGCTCAAAATAACGAATTGCGACAGCAGGTTATGGATTATTCCAATCTTGATTCAATAAAGCTATACGATGTTAACCATAAATGGGGTTCTATAATTTTTCTTGAAGAGGGAGAGCAGAACAATATGTGGCAAGCAAGTGCCGACAGCATATACATTTCGGATGTTAAAACCGGCAAGTTGTTACGCGGTTTACACAACCCAAAAAACATTAATAACATTATTCAGCACGGAACTCACTTTGCAGGCTTTAATGACCAACACGAAGTTTTTCTGATTCATGGTGAAACAATTTCTCACCTTTTTACAATTACAGAACCAGCAAGATTCTTTAAAATAATTTCGACACCTGCCAACGATGCATTAATTGTAAAAACAGATCAAAACCTGTACCTGTTTAAAAACGAGTTAGTGCCCATCAAGCAAAACCTAACTCATATCCGCGACCTTGTTTACGATGTGGAAGACAACCTGTGGGTAGCTACCGAAGAAGGTTTGTTTAATTATTTCCAGTTGAATTTTCAGAATTTCAAATTTAATATGGGAAATAAAGACTGGGTTTGGTCGGTGTTGGAAGATGAAAAACAAAACTTCTGGTTTGCATCGTACCAAAACGGGCTTTGGAATTGGGATGGAACAAAAACTACCGATTACACAAGTAAAGTAAACCGTCAACTGCCGCAACACCTTAAGCGACGCCCTGTTCCGGATTATTACGCCTACTACATGGGAGCAAGCCGACGCGGATCAACTCTTTTTTTCCCAACCGAATGTAATGTGCTGAAATACGAAACGGGGAAATTCTCTCCGGTGAACGGTTTACCCGAGTTGCCTTTTCAAATGACCAAAGTTTACCCCGATGGGAAATTATACTGCAGCGGATATCCGGGTTTGTATATTGTTGATGAAAATAACGAGATTAAAAGTTGGACGCGCCAGAAACTGGGCGTTTCGAGTGTGTTAAATTTTGAATTTGATAAAAACAAAAACCTGGTGGTAATAGGGCAAAACGGATTGAGTGTGATTAAAGACGACAGTGTTATTCATTACAATAATCAATCTGTTCAGCATAGTTATTCGCTGGCTAAAGATCATCACGAAAATATATGGATTGCCGGAATTGAAAATGTAAATTTATTTACCGGCGATTCGGTAAAACAAATTGAATCGAGAGAAGAAGAAGCTTTTTATTCGATGTTGTTTGTAAAACCACATTACCTGTTTTTGGGTGGAATTAAAGGATTATACATTGCCGATTTGGAAAAGTACTACAACAGTGGCATTTTCGAAACCATTCTGTTTAACCAAAGTAATGGATTTACCGGAATTGAATGTGGGCAAAACGGCTTTCTCACCGATTCGGAAGGTCTGGTTTGGATTCCAACCAGCGACCTGGTAACCCGTTTTGATCCTCAACGCCTGATACATAAAAAAATAATGCCTCCGCGTATTTTCCTGAATATTAACTCTTCAACCGATAATATTAAATGGCAGCAAGAGGAACGAAATAAAGTAAAGGATTTTGAATACAATCGCAATAATTTGCAGTTTTTAATTGATGCGGTTTCATTCACCAACTCAGGCAATATAAGGTACTATTATCGATTAAAAGGCTTACAGGGAAATTGGTCGGCAGCAACCGACAATAACGAAATTAATTACTACAAACTACGCCCAGGCCGCTATGAGTTTGAAGTAAAAGCCGATGCAGGTGTTAGCCAGGCGACTTCAGACACATTGCTTTTTGCATTCACAATCAAACATCCGTTTTGGCAAAAATGGTGGTTTATTGCGGCTGAATTGGTAATTCTTTCGTTAGTCGTATTTCTATTGATTCAGTATTTTAGAAAACGTGAAAAGAAAAAGGCGGCCATAAAACAGCGACTCACGCAATTACGAAGTGAAGCCTTATCGGCACAACTCGATCCGCACTTTGTTATGAATTGCCTGAACAACATTAGCGGATTAGTAAACGCCGGACATAAAAAACAAGCGAACCAATACATTGTAAGTTTCTCGAAATTGCTGCGTGTAATTCTTCAAAGTGTAAAAAAAGAATCCATCAGTTTAAGTAATGAAATTGAAATTGTGAGCAAATACATGGAATTGGAGCAATATAGATGTAACCACTGTTTCTCGTTTAAGATTGTGTTGCCGAAAAATTATTCAACCGAACAAATACTTGTTCCGCCAATGATGCTTCAACCGCTTGTTGAGAATTCGATTAAACATGGTTTTGGTGGTTTAAAAATTAAACATGCTGAAATTGAAATAAACCTTGAAGTAAAAAATCAATATTTACACATTTCGGTGCTAGATAATGGCAAAGGACTAAAAGAACAATCGCATTCGTTCGGTACCGGATTAGGAACAAAAATAACACGCGAAAGAATTGAACTACTTCAGAAACGACGAAAAATACAGTTTGAGATCAGCGATCGAAATCCTGGGGCAGAAGTACGTTTCCGAATACCTTTGGTACTAAAGCCTGATAATTTTTAA
- a CDS encoding ROK family protein, protein MKKVAIGVDIGGTNTAIGVVDAEGNVMVKDNISTPSHGDIDQYISDLAAAIKELIKSVKLLNENIEVFGIGIGAPNGNYYSGTIEYAPNLSFKGVVRLVELLRAHFPEMEALALTNDANAAAIGEMIYGGAKDMKNFVMFTLGTGVGSGIVVNGDLVYGNDGFAGECGHTTLIPGGRLCGCTALGHLEAYCSAPGMKRTAFELMVQYNATDSLLADKSFNELDSKMIYDAAEKGDKIALEVFEKTGAWLGQGLADTVHHLSPEAVFLFGGPTAAGDYIFKPTKKHMEKHLLPIFKEKIKILPSELKPGDAAIVGASALAWKELEK, encoded by the coding sequence ATGAAGAAAGTTGCAATTGGGGTTGATATTGGCGGTACCAATACTGCTATTGGCGTAGTTGACGCCGAAGGAAATGTGATGGTAAAAGACAATATTTCTACACCCTCGCATGGCGATATCGACCAATACATTTCAGATTTGGCAGCGGCCATTAAAGAACTGATTAAATCAGTTAAGTTATTGAATGAAAACATAGAAGTTTTTGGTATTGGCATTGGCGCTCCAAACGGTAATTACTACAGCGGAACTATTGAATATGCTCCAAACCTGTCTTTTAAAGGCGTTGTTCGTTTAGTTGAGTTGCTTCGTGCACACTTCCCTGAAATGGAAGCGCTTGCATTAACAAACGATGCTAACGCGGCTGCCATTGGCGAAATGATTTACGGTGGTGCCAAAGACATGAAAAACTTTGTAATGTTTACTTTGGGAACCGGAGTTGGTAGTGGTATTGTTGTAAACGGCGACTTGGTTTACGGTAACGATGGTTTTGCCGGAGAATGTGGGCACACTACCCTTATTCCTGGCGGACGTTTATGCGGATGTACTGCACTGGGGCACTTAGAAGCTTATTGTTCGGCACCCGGCATGAAACGTACTGCTTTTGAATTGATGGTTCAGTACAATGCAACCGATAGTTTACTGGCCGATAAATCGTTTAACGAGCTGGATTCGAAAATGATTTACGACGCTGCCGAAAAAGGCGACAAAATTGCTTTGGAAGTGTTTGAAAAAACCGGAGCATGGTTAGGTCAAGGCCTGGCCGACACTGTTCACCACCTGAGCCCTGAAGCAGTATTCCTGTTTGGCGGACCAACTGCTGCCGGCGATTACATTTTTAAACCAACTAAAAAACACATGGAAAAACACTTGCTTCCTATCTTTAAAGAGAAGATCAAGATTCTTCCATCAGAACTTAAGCCCGGCGATGCGGCCATTGTTGGAGCCAGCGCATTAGCCTGGAAAGAATTAGAAAAATAA
- the yidD gene encoding membrane protein insertion efficiency factor YidD, with translation MKVVGKAILKFFGWILLIPIYIYKYGISPLTPASCRHVPTCSEYAVQAIKIHGPFKGFVLTARRLSKCHPWGTHGYDPVPPKESRKKKH, from the coding sequence ATGAAAGTAGTTGGAAAAGCAATTCTTAAGTTTTTTGGGTGGATACTTTTAATTCCGATATACATCTATAAATACGGAATTTCACCGCTTACACCTGCCTCGTGCAGGCATGTGCCCACGTGCTCGGAGTATGCAGTGCAGGCCATAAAAATTCATGGTCCGTTTAAGGGTTTTGTGCTAACTGCCAGGCGTCTATCAAAATGTCATCCCTGGGGAACACACGGTTATGATCCTGTTCCACCAAAAGAATCGAGGAAAAAAAAGCATTAA
- a CDS encoding zinc ABC transporter substrate-binding protein, which translates to MKRIIFLLVLATLFASCGNQKNAKKQAVADVVTVSILPQKTFVEKIAGDDFEVNLLIPPGSSPAAYTLLPSQLKDITRSAIWFRIGYIGFEHSWSDKIEQANSNMKVVNISERLDLIADKIEQHGDHVHIDGVDPHTWLSPVLVKQMAKVILDELSALKPENAAEYKANYMRFVKECDELNIELKNQLKDYAGKKFIVFHPSLSYYAREYGLEQYSLETGGKEPTPQELRKVVDMAKSEGIKVIYIQSEFDREHARVFADEIGGEIIQVWPLNPEWEENLRQMTQILIDNF; encoded by the coding sequence ATGAAGAGAATAATCTTTTTATTGGTTTTGGCAACTTTGTTTGCATCATGCGGAAACCAAAAGAACGCAAAAAAACAAGCTGTGGCTGATGTAGTTACCGTGAGCATTTTACCGCAAAAAACTTTTGTGGAAAAAATAGCCGGCGACGATTTTGAGGTAAACCTGCTTATTCCACCCGGATCGAGCCCGGCAGCTTATACACTTTTACCTTCGCAGTTAAAAGATATCACCCGTTCTGCAATTTGGTTTCGTATCGGTTATATTGGCTTCGAACATTCATGGTCTGATAAGATTGAACAAGCTAATTCAAACATGAAAGTGGTGAATATCTCGGAAAGACTGGATTTGATTGCCGATAAAATAGAACAGCATGGAGACCATGTTCATATTGATGGTGTTGACCCGCATACCTGGTTGTCTCCGGTTTTGGTAAAACAAATGGCAAAAGTAATTCTCGACGAGCTTTCGGCATTAAAACCCGAAAATGCAGCAGAGTACAAAGCCAATTACATGCGTTTTGTTAAAGAATGCGATGAGCTAAATATTGAGCTTAAAAATCAACTGAAGGATTACGCCGGTAAAAAATTCATAGTTTTTCACCCCAGTCTTTCGTATTATGCCCGTGAATATGGCCTTGAGCAGTATTCGCTGGAAACCGGAGGAAAAGAACCAACGCCACAAGAACTGAGAAAGGTAGTTGATATGGCGAAGTCAGAAGGAATAAAAGTAATTTATATTCAGAGTGAATTTGACCGGGAACATGCGCGTGTTTTTGCCGACGAAATTGGTGGCGAAATTATTCAGGTATGGCCACTAAATCCGGAATGGGAAGAAAACCTGAGACAAATGACTCAAATTTTGATTGACAATTTTTAA
- a CDS encoding metal ABC transporter ATP-binding protein, whose translation MDPLIKIEKLSVGYDKVPVLEDIDLEIYDKDFIGVIGPNGGGKTTLLKAILGLLKPESGSIHFSKEMSGRKKPIGYLPQVRHIDRKFPITVFDVVLSGALMKNRQNAKSIAKDKAEALLEEMGVAGIRNKAIGELSGGQMQRVFLCRALLSDPKLLILDEPDTFVDNRFEGELYEKLQKLNEELAILLVSHDVGTITSCVKSIACVNKYLHYHPSNVISQEQLANYNCPIQIISHGEIPHTVLKHHHH comes from the coding sequence ATGGATCCTTTAATAAAAATAGAAAAGCTTTCGGTGGGCTACGACAAAGTGCCCGTGCTGGAAGATATAGATCTTGAAATTTACGACAAGGATTTTATTGGAGTAATCGGGCCAAATGGCGGAGGCAAAACAACTTTGTTAAAAGCCATTTTAGGGTTGCTAAAACCGGAATCAGGTTCTATTCATTTCTCGAAGGAAATGAGTGGTCGGAAAAAACCAATTGGTTACTTGCCACAGGTTCGACATATCGACCGGAAATTCCCGATAACAGTTTTTGATGTGGTACTATCAGGTGCACTAATGAAGAACCGCCAAAATGCAAAAAGCATTGCAAAAGATAAAGCTGAAGCTCTTCTCGAGGAAATGGGTGTGGCAGGAATTCGGAACAAGGCAATTGGCGAATTGTCCGGCGGACAAATGCAACGGGTTTTTTTATGCCGCGCCTTACTAAGCGATCCCAAATTGCTAATTCTCGACGAGCCGGATACTTTTGTAGATAACCGTTTTGAAGGAGAACTGTATGAAAAACTTCAAAAGTTGAACGAAGAGTTGGCCATTCTGTTGGTTTCGCACGATGTGGGTACCATTACCAGCTGTGTAAAATCGATTGCCTGTGTGAATAAGTACTTGCATTATCATCCAAGTAATGTAATTTCGCAGGAGCAACTGGCCAACTATAATTGCCCAATACAAATCATCTCGCATGGAGAAATTCCTCATACCGTTTTAAAGCACCATCATCACTAA
- a CDS encoding metal ABC transporter permease has protein sequence MNAILELFSYDFFQKAFLAAVFASISCGIIGAYIVSRRIVFISGGITHASFGGIGLAFFLGFNPLLGAVLFAVLSALGIQFFTKVAEIREDSSIAIWWSLGMALGIIFVFLTPGYTPNLMSYLFGNILTVTTSELWWMFLLNVVVVVFFSVFLRKILYIAFDEEFARTAGLPVNLFNYLIIVLIALTVVLNIRVVGIILILSLLTIPQASANLFTKDFKRLLVLSSLFAFIGTISGLFISYFLNIPSGAAIIFTLIIIFGVLRLMKSLF, from the coding sequence ATGAACGCAATACTCGAATTATTTTCATACGATTTTTTTCAGAAAGCTTTTTTGGCTGCGGTGTTTGCCAGTATTTCGTGCGGAATAATTGGTGCTTACATTGTTTCGCGGCGCATAGTATTTATTAGTGGCGGAATTACTCATGCATCGTTTGGCGGAATTGGATTGGCCTTTTTCCTTGGATTTAATCCATTACTGGGTGCAGTACTCTTTGCTGTTTTGTCGGCTTTGGGTATTCAATTTTTTACCAAAGTGGCCGAAATTCGCGAAGATTCCTCCATCGCCATTTGGTGGTCGTTGGGCATGGCATTGGGAATTATATTCGTTTTTCTAACTCCCGGGTATACACCTAATCTGATGAGTTATCTGTTCGGGAATATACTTACCGTAACCACTTCAGAGCTTTGGTGGATGTTTTTGCTCAACGTGGTTGTTGTTGTTTTCTTTTCCGTATTCCTTAGGAAAATACTTTACATCGCTTTCGATGAAGAATTTGCACGTACGGCAGGATTACCGGTAAATTTATTTAATTACCTTATTATTGTGCTTATTGCACTTACGGTGGTTTTAAATATCAGAGTGGTAGGAATAATTCTTATTTTATCCTTACTCACCATTCCACAGGCTTCTGCCAATCTGTTTACGAAAGACTTTAAACGTTTGCTGGTACTCTCTTCGTTGTTCGCCTTTATCGGAACAATTTCAGGACTATTTATTTCCTATTTCCTGAATATTCCGTCGGGAGCTGCCATAATTTTTACCCTAATAATAATTTTTGGTGTACTTCGCTTGATGAAATCGCTATTCTGA